A section of the Perognathus longimembris pacificus isolate PPM17 chromosome 7, ASM2315922v1, whole genome shotgun sequence genome encodes:
- the Angptl7 gene encoding angiopoietin-related protein 7, whose protein sequence is MLKNRFSALTWLCVFIVAFVGHPVWLQKPPKRKTPAQLKAATCCEDMKELRAQVANLSSLLADLSKKQESDWVSVVMQVMELESNGKRMESRLTDAESKYSEMNNQIDIMQLQAAQTVTQTSADAIYDCSSLYQKNYRISGVYKLPPDEFLGSPELEVFCDMETAGGGWTIIQRRKSGLVSFYQGWKQYKQGFGSIRGDFWLGNEHIHRLTRQPTRLRVEMEDWEGNMRYAEYSHFALSNELNSYRLFLGNYSGNVGKDALLYHNNTVFSTKDKDNDNCLDKCAQLRKGGYWYNCCTDSNLNGVYYRLGEHRKHLDGITWYGWHGATYSLKRVEMKIRPEAFKP, encoded by the exons ATGCTGAAAAATCGCTTCTCAGCTCTGACCTGGCTCTGTGTCTTCATCGTGGCCTTTGTCGGTCACCCGGTGTGGCTGCAGAAGCCCCCTAAGCGCAAGACGCCTGCACAGCTGAAAGCTGCCACCTGCTGCGAGGACATGAAGGAGCTCAGAGCGCAGGTGGCCAACCTCAGCAGCCTGCTGGCTGACCTGAGCAAGAAGCAGGAGAGCGACTGGGTCAGCGTGGTCATGCAGGTGATGGAGCTCGAGAGCAACGGCAAGCGCATGGAGTCCCGGCTCACAGATGCCGAGAGCAAGTACTCCGAGATGAACAACCAGATTGACATCATGCAGCTGCAGGCGGCGCAGACGGTCACGCAGACCTCCGCAG ATGCTATCTATGACTGTTCGTCCCTGTACCAGAAGAACTACCGCATCTCTGGGGTGTACAAGCTTCCTCCTGACGAATTCCTGGGCAGCCCCGAGCTGGAG GTGTTCTGTGATATGGAGACTGCAGGTGGGGGCTGGACCATCATCCAGAGACGCAAGAGTGGCCTGGTCTCCTTCTACCAAGGCTGGAAGCAGTACAAGCAGGGCTTCGGCAGCATCCGGGGGGACTTCTGGCTGGGGAATGAGCACATCCACCGGCTCACCAGGCAGCCGACACGGCTCCGTGTGGAGATGGAG GACTGGGAGGGCAACATGCGCTACGCAGAGTACAGCCACTTCGCTCTGAGCAATGAGCTCAATAGCTACCGCCTCTTCCTGGGGAACTACAGTGGCAATGTGGGCAAGGACGCCCTCCTCTACCACAACAACACGGTCTTCAGCACCAAGGACAAGGACAATGACAACTGCTTGGACAAGTGTGCCCAGCTCCGCAAAG GTGGATACTGGTACAACTGCTGCACGGACTCCAATCTCAATGGGGTCTACTACCGCCTAGGAGAGCACAGGAAGCACCTGGACGGCATCACCTGGTACGGCTGGCATGGGGCCACCTATTCCCTCAAACGGGTGGAGATGAAGATCCGCCCAGAAGCCTTCAAGCCCTGA